From one Formosa sediminum genomic stretch:
- a CDS encoding NAD(P)H-dependent flavin oxidoreductase, with protein MQTKLTNLLQIKYPIILAPMFLVSNVAMVKAAMQSGIAGCIPALNYRTLPELKSAINELKAVKVKGGAFGFNLIVNKSNIKYKDQLEVLCQEGCDFIITSLGSPEETIKKAHEAGIKVFCDVTDLKSAQKVEGLGADAIIAVNNQAGGHRGELSPRALIQELTLHCNIPVISAGGVGTRADVETMIKYGAAGVSVGSPFIASVEAGVTKEYKQACVDYGAKDIVMTERISGTPCTVINTPYVQNIGTSQPWYEKLLNKNKSLKKWVKMMRFAIGMKATEKAAKEVTYKTVWVAGPSIEYTKSILPVKDIVSKLVN; from the coding sequence ATGCAAACAAAACTTACTAATTTATTACAAATTAAGTACCCAATAATATTGGCTCCCATGTTTTTAGTCTCTAATGTAGCTATGGTTAAAGCAGCTATGCAAAGTGGTATTGCAGGTTGTATTCCTGCATTAAACTATAGAACTTTACCAGAATTAAAATCGGCCATAAACGAATTAAAAGCAGTAAAAGTAAAGGGTGGAGCATTCGGGTTTAATTTAATCGTAAATAAATCTAATATCAAGTATAAAGACCAATTAGAAGTCTTGTGTCAAGAAGGGTGCGATTTTATAATTACATCTTTAGGCAGTCCTGAAGAAACCATTAAAAAAGCACATGAAGCGGGAATAAAAGTGTTTTGCGATGTTACCGATTTAAAGTCTGCTCAAAAAGTTGAAGGGTTAGGAGCAGATGCAATAATTGCCGTAAATAACCAAGCAGGTGGACACCGTGGCGAATTATCGCCTAGAGCTTTAATTCAAGAACTGACATTACATTGTAATATTCCGGTAATCTCTGCAGGAGGTGTGGGAACTCGTGCAGATGTAGAAACTATGATTAAATATGGAGCAGCTGGTGTATCTGTTGGAAGCCCGTTTATTGCTTCGGTAGAAGCCGGGGTGACAAAAGAATATAAACAAGCCTGTGTAGATTACGGAGCCAAAGATATTGTGATGACTGAACGTATTTCTGGTACACCATGCACAGTAATAAACACGCCTTATGTTCAGAATATAGGTACTTCACAACCTTGGTATGAAAAATTATTGAATAAAAATAAAAGCCTTAAAAAATGGGTAAAAATGATGCGCTTCGCAATAGGCATGAAAGCCACAGAAAAAGCAGCTAAAGAAGTCACTTATAAAACCGTTTGGGTTGCAGGACCAAGTATAGAGTATACGAAGTCTATTTTACCTGTAAAAGATATTGTCTCTAAATTAGTAAACTAA
- a CDS encoding GNAT family N-acetyltransferase, with amino-acid sequence MNIQQLEDSRVKLTLLDLSNYKSLIPIAKQEDLVKYSPTDIATEETLKNYVQTALDGYYHNTCIPFLVFDKSKNAYAGCTRFMNINAKQKVLDIGSTWIGYEFHGTGLNAHMKFLMLQYAFERLEYERVEFKVDERNIRSRKAIEGIGGTLEGILRQNLYLLDGYKRNTCIYGILKAEWDVLKTTVFKDFKNSY; translated from the coding sequence ATGAACATTCAACAATTAGAAGATAGTCGTGTAAAACTCACGCTTTTAGATTTAAGTAATTACAAGTCGCTAATTCCAATTGCCAAGCAAGAGGATCTCGTAAAATATTCACCTACAGATATTGCTACAGAAGAAACTTTAAAAAACTATGTACAAACGGCTTTAGATGGCTACTATCATAATACCTGTATCCCATTTTTGGTATTCGACAAATCGAAAAATGCTTATGCAGGCTGTACACGGTTTATGAATATAAATGCGAAACAAAAGGTTTTAGATATTGGCTCAACCTGGATTGGATATGAATTTCATGGCACCGGACTTAATGCCCATATGAAATTTTTAATGTTACAATATGCTTTTGAACGCCTAGAATATGAAAGGGTAGAATTTAAGGTAGATGAACGCAATATACGTTCTAGAAAAGCTATAGAAGGTATAGGTGGCACTCTAGAAGGGATTCTAAGACAGAATCTGTATTTACTTGATGGCTATAAACGAAACACTTGTATTTATGGGATATTGAAAGCCGAATGGGACGTTTTAAAAACCACAGTATTTAAAGATTTTAAAAACAGCTATTAG
- a CDS encoding PaaI family thioesterase, which translates to MKPTKEDVLKQANAACKNTLMETLQIEIVDYTEDTLVAKMPVNARVHQPDGVLHGGATAALAESVGSFASHIFLDTSEFFVRGLEITANHLKSVKSGNVYAKASFIHKGRTTQLIDIRVTDDDDQLISLCKLSTITLPKKK; encoded by the coding sequence ATGAAACCCACAAAAGAAGATGTGCTTAAACAAGCCAATGCAGCTTGTAAAAACACACTAATGGAAACGTTGCAAATTGAAATTGTAGATTATACTGAAGACACTTTAGTTGCTAAAATGCCTGTAAACGCTAGAGTGCATCAGCCAGACGGAGTATTACACGGCGGTGCAACAGCCGCTTTAGCCGAAAGTGTTGGTAGTTTTGCCTCGCATATTTTTTTAGATACATCTGAGTTTTTTGTTCGTGGATTAGAAATTACTGCAAATCATTTAAAAAGTGTTAAATCGGGGAATGTTTACGCTAAAGCTTCATTTATTCACAAAGGAAGAACAACTCAGCTTATAGATATTCGTGTGACAGATGATGACGATCAATTGATTTCACTTTGTAAATTATCTACTATTACCTTACCCAAGAAAAAGTAA
- a CDS encoding chorismate-binding protein, translated as MDQDTFFHSLNTQFQDALPFVAYRKPNEERIQALFQHDDELHETKELSESGFVFAPFDDTSKMILLPLAASELIYCDGFKSEPVEHANSNFESALNQKTAYIETIQKAITAIAETDLKKVVLSRPDYVVKDNLEVFEVFKRLLSTYKTAFVYCWYHPKIGLWLGATPETLLKTEGQRMSTMALAGTQVYKGTTDVSWGTKEEQEQQFVTDYIVSNLNTVVEQVSTSERRTVRAGSLLHLQTQISARLKKEYSSLLHIVRALHPTPAVCGLPKPEAKAFILKHENYNREFYSGFMGELHFKTRQTRNTNRRNVENNVYATVKTVSNLYVNLRCMQVLPNTIALYVGGGITKDSNPEAEWEETVNKTSTMKKVLF; from the coding sequence ATGGATCAAGATACATTTTTTCACAGCCTAAACACACAGTTTCAGGATGCATTACCATTTGTGGCTTACAGAAAACCTAATGAGGAGAGAATTCAAGCCCTATTTCAGCATGATGATGAGTTACACGAAACCAAAGAGCTATCGGAATCTGGTTTTGTATTTGCTCCATTTGATGATACTTCGAAAATGATACTCTTGCCTTTGGCTGCATCAGAGTTAATTTACTGTGATGGTTTTAAAAGTGAACCCGTAGAACATGCTAATTCTAACTTTGAGTCTGCTTTAAATCAAAAGACGGCGTATATAGAAACCATTCAAAAGGCCATTACAGCTATAGCGGAAACCGATTTAAAGAAAGTTGTATTATCGAGACCTGATTATGTAGTTAAAGATAATCTAGAGGTTTTTGAAGTGTTTAAACGCTTATTGTCTACTTATAAAACCGCTTTTGTGTATTGTTGGTATCATCCAAAAATAGGATTATGGCTAGGAGCAACTCCAGAAACCTTATTAAAAACAGAAGGACAACGCATGTCTACAATGGCATTAGCAGGAACACAAGTGTATAAAGGTACTACAGATGTGTCTTGGGGAACCAAAGAGGAGCAAGAACAGCAATTTGTTACCGATTATATTGTATCTAATCTAAATACTGTGGTAGAACAAGTCTCTACATCTGAACGACGCACGGTTAGAGCAGGTAGCTTATTACATTTACAAACCCAAATTTCGGCACGTTTAAAAAAAGAATATTCTAGTTTGTTACATATTGTTCGTGCGTTACATCCAACACCAGCGGTATGTGGTTTGCCAAAACCCGAAGCTAAAGCCTTTATATTAAAGCACGAAAATTATAATCGCGAATTTTATTCAGGATTTATGGGGGAGTTGCATTTTAAAACACGACAAACCCGAAACACAAATCGTAGAAATGTAGAAAATAATGTTTATGCCACGGTAAAAACAGTAAGCAATTTGTATGTTAATTTACGTTGTATGCAAGTTTTACCAAACACAATAGCTTTATATGTAGGAGGTGGAATTACCAAAGACTCTAATCCGGAAGCCGAATGGGAGGAAACTGTAAATAAAACATCAACTATGAAAAAGGTACTTTTTTAA
- the menD gene encoding 2-succinyl-5-enolpyruvyl-6-hydroxy-3-cyclohexene-1-carboxylic-acid synthase → MIYSAIPLAQTVIQLCKAKHIKHIVISPGSRNAPLTIGFTHDPFFTCYSIVDERCAAFFALGIAQQLKEPVAVACTSGSALLNYYPAISEAFFSNIPLIVLSADRPPHMVNIGDGQTINQPNVFQNHILYSANLNLDEPVKSTNHDFVDVLKTIEHKLEDVLRLQKDVQKRNEIAINKALNIAITQSGPVHINIPFNEPLYNRISELSVSPKIIAAEPHALEIDFETIEGCADAWDIAERKLILVGVNGPNEIEQKYLDLLAEDDSVVVLTETTSNIHHEAFFSGIDKLITPLTDAEFKALQPDILLTFGGLIVSKRIKAFLRQYKPKQHWHVGMHKANDTFFSLSKVIKTTANQFFSELLNRTTFLDTGYNAYWNEVQLLRNVKHNTYVNQCVYSDFKVFDVLFKTLRKDSVLQLGNSSTIRYSQLFKLPYNVEVFCNRGTSGIDGSTSTAIGSAVATNKPTTLISGDLSFFYDSNALWNNYIPADFRIIIINNEGGGIFRILPGHKNTENFDYYFETKHQLTAKQLAEMYKFEYQTASNEHELQSELNTFYNHSSSPKLLEIFTPSTINDIVLIEYFKALK, encoded by the coding sequence ATGATATATTCAGCGATTCCTCTCGCACAAACAGTGATTCAACTGTGTAAAGCAAAACACATTAAACATATAGTAATTTCTCCAGGAAGTAGAAATGCACCTTTAACAATAGGATTTACACACGATCCATTTTTTACATGTTATAGTATAGTAGACGAGCGTTGTGCAGCGTTTTTTGCTTTAGGAATTGCGCAACAATTAAAAGAGCCAGTTGCAGTTGCATGTACTTCAGGAAGTGCGTTATTAAACTATTATCCTGCTATTTCAGAAGCATTTTTTAGTAACATTCCATTAATTGTACTTTCGGCAGATCGTCCTCCACATATGGTTAATATTGGTGATGGACAAACCATTAATCAGCCCAACGTATTTCAAAATCATATTTTATATAGTGCTAATCTAAATTTAGATGAACCTGTTAAAAGTACTAATCATGATTTTGTAGATGTATTAAAAACTATTGAGCACAAGTTAGAAGATGTTTTACGTCTTCAAAAAGATGTACAAAAGCGCAACGAAATCGCCATCAATAAGGCTTTAAATATTGCGATAACACAATCTGGTCCTGTCCACATTAATATTCCTTTTAACGAACCGCTTTACAATCGTATTTCAGAATTATCAGTTTCTCCTAAAATTATCGCAGCAGAGCCTCATGCTCTTGAAATAGATTTTGAAACCATTGAAGGTTGTGCAGATGCGTGGGATATTGCAGAACGCAAATTAATTCTTGTAGGCGTAAATGGACCCAATGAAATAGAACAGAAATATTTAGATCTTTTAGCAGAAGATGATAGTGTAGTCGTGTTAACAGAAACGACATCTAACATACACCATGAGGCTTTTTTTTCAGGAATTGATAAACTAATAACACCTTTAACAGATGCTGAATTTAAAGCCTTACAACCCGATATTTTACTAACTTTTGGAGGATTAATTGTATCTAAGCGCATTAAAGCATTTTTACGTCAGTATAAACCCAAACAACATTGGCATGTGGGGATGCATAAAGCTAACGATACTTTTTTTAGTTTAAGTAAAGTAATAAAAACCACTGCAAATCAGTTTTTTAGTGAATTACTAAACCGAACTACATTTTTAGATACCGGTTATAATGCTTATTGGAACGAGGTACAACTATTACGAAATGTAAAACATAACACCTATGTAAACCAATGTGTATATAGTGATTTTAAAGTTTTTGATGTATTGTTTAAAACGCTCCGTAAAGATTCTGTTTTGCAGTTGGGAAATAGTTCTACTATTCGGTATTCACAATTATTTAAATTGCCATACAATGTCGAGGTCTTTTGTAATCGCGGTACTAGTGGTATAGACGGTAGTACATCTACAGCTATTGGAAGCGCTGTGGCAACAAATAAACCTACTACACTAATATCAGGAGACTTAAGCTTTTTTTACGACAGTAATGCGTTGTGGAATAATTATATTCCTGCAGATTTTAGAATTATAATAATTAACAATGAAGGTGGTGGTATTTTTAGAATTTTACCAGGGCATAAAAACACAGAAAATTTTGATTATTATTTTGAAACTAAACATCAATTAACCGCTAAACAATTAGCAGAAATGTATAAGTTTGAATATCAAACAGCTTCAAATGAACATGAATTGCAATCAGAATTAAACACATTTTATAATCATTCATCTTCACCTAAACTATTAGAAATTTTTACCCCTTCTACAATCAATGATATTGTTTTAATTGAGTATTTTAAAGCTTTAAAATAA
- a CDS encoding CvfB family protein, with protein MIHLGEYNTLTILRDTEPGLFLGDNEGNDVLLPNRYVPETFEIGDNIEVFIYLDNEERIIATTDKPYITKGDYALLRCNQTNDFGAFLDWGLVKELFCPFKEQAFKMKKGGWYLVYCYEDEKSNRLVASSKTNQFLSNKDLTVQAFDEVDLIVSHPSDIGMNVIVNKTHTGLIFKDDIFQDLSVGDRLKGIVKKVRPDNKLDIMLGKIGYRSIEPNADLIMKELEDNSGYLNLTDKSAPEAIKEALHMSKKNFKKAVGTLYKKRLIEIKDDGIYLV; from the coding sequence ATGATACATTTAGGAGAATACAATACATTAACAATATTACGCGATACAGAACCTGGATTGTTTTTAGGAGATAATGAAGGTAACGATGTTTTATTACCAAATCGCTATGTCCCAGAAACGTTTGAAATTGGAGACAATATTGAAGTTTTTATATATTTAGATAATGAAGAGCGTATTATTGCAACTACAGACAAACCCTATATAACTAAAGGAGACTATGCGTTATTACGTTGCAACCAAACCAACGATTTTGGTGCTTTTTTAGATTGGGGATTGGTAAAAGAATTATTTTGTCCGTTTAAAGAACAGGCCTTTAAAATGAAGAAAGGCGGATGGTATCTTGTTTATTGTTATGAAGACGAAAAAAGTAATCGTTTGGTAGCATCTAGCAAAACCAATCAGTTTTTAAGTAATAAAGATTTAACTGTACAGGCTTTTGATGAGGTTGATTTAATTGTATCACATCCTTCCGATATTGGAATGAATGTTATTGTGAATAAAACGCATACAGGTTTAATATTTAAAGATGATATCTTTCAGGATTTAAGTGTTGGTGACCGATTAAAAGGGATTGTTAAAAAAGTACGTCCCGATAATAAGTTAGATATTATGTTAGGTAAAATTGGGTACAGAAGTATAGAGCCTAATGCCGATTTAATAATGAAAGAACTTGAAGATAATAGCGGTTATCTTAATTTAACCGATAAATCTGCTCCAGAAGCTATTAAAGAAGCTTTACATATGAGTAAAAAGAACTTTAAAAAAGCTGTGGGAACACTTTATAAAAAGCGCTTAATTGAAATTAAAGACGATGGCATTTATCTCGTGTAA
- a CDS encoding C1 family peptidase, translated as MKKYSIFLLLLTMTSVTFAQAYKFETKVDLGALDVLNQGNTGTCWSFSTSSFLESEILRTTGKHIDLSEMYNVRQTYPLKSWNYVMRQGKAQFSEGGLAHDVINSMDAYGLVPNEAYTGLLKNSTKHDHSDIVSALKTVLDSYIKNPKTYDGNWKTDVSKVLDKKLGEVKTNFTYEGVAYTPQTFLTMTGLKAKDYVTLTSFTHKPYNTFFILNIPDNFSNGSFYNVPLEDLFDITYDALKNGFTVELDCDVSEKTFSSKYGVAVWPKDEKDTESALKSIEKELKVTPEYRQQEFENFDTTDDHLMHIVGLVEDQKGNTYFKVKNSWGGNSDRVSNDGYIYMSEAYFKLKTISVMVHKDALPRSIKKDLNL; from the coding sequence ATGAAAAAATATAGTATTTTCTTATTACTACTTACCATGACGTCTGTAACTTTTGCACAGGCTTATAAATTTGAAACCAAAGTAGATCTTGGTGCACTAGATGTTTTAAACCAAGGAAACACAGGTACATGCTGGAGTTTTTCTACATCGTCTTTTTTAGAAAGTGAAATTTTAAGAACTACTGGAAAACACATCGATTTATCTGAAATGTACAATGTTAGACAAACGTATCCTTTAAAATCATGGAATTATGTAATGCGCCAAGGTAAGGCACAATTTAGTGAAGGTGGTTTAGCTCACGATGTTATAAACAGCATGGATGCTTACGGGTTAGTGCCTAATGAGGCGTATACTGGATTATTAAAAAATAGTACTAAACACGATCATTCAGACATTGTAAGTGCTTTAAAAACGGTTTTAGACAGTTATATTAAAAACCCTAAAACTTACGATGGAAATTGGAAAACTGATGTTTCTAAAGTATTAGATAAAAAATTAGGTGAAGTTAAAACAAACTTTACTTACGAAGGCGTAGCCTATACACCACAAACATTTCTTACCATGACGGGGTTAAAAGCTAAAGACTATGTTACGCTGACATCTTTTACACATAAACCTTACAACACATTTTTTATACTAAATATTCCTGATAATTTTTCTAACGGAAGTTTTTACAATGTACCTTTAGAAGATTTATTTGATATAACCTATGATGCTCTAAAAAATGGTTTTACTGTAGAATTAGATTGCGACGTAAGTGAGAAAACATTCTCTTCAAAATATGGTGTTGCGGTGTGGCCAAAAGATGAAAAAGATACAGAATCTGCTTTAAAATCTATCGAAAAAGAATTAAAAGTAACTCCAGAATATCGCCAGCAAGAATTTGAAAATTTTGATACTACAGACGATCATTTGATGCATATTGTTGGTTTGGTTGAAGATCAAAAAGGAAATACTTATTTTAAGGTGAAAAATTCTTGGGGCGGAAACTCAGACCGCGTATCTAACGACGGATATATTTACATGAGTGAAGCTTACTTTAAATTAAAAACCATATCTGTTATGGTGCATAAAGATGCGTTACCACGTTCTATTAAAAAAGATTTAAACTTGTAA
- a CDS encoding 1,4-dihydroxy-2-naphthoyl-CoA synthase, whose product MEQANWVTVKEYEDITYKKCNGVARIAFNRPDIRNAFRPKTTSELYDAFYDANEDVNIGVVLLSAEGPSSKDGVYSFCSGGDQNARGKQGYVGEDGYHRLNILEVQRLIRFMPKAVIAVVPGWAVGGGHSLHVVCDLTLASKEHAIFKQTDADVTSFDAGYGSAYLAKMVGQKKAREIFFLGRNYSAQEAFEMGMVNAVIPHAELEATAYEWAQEILAKSPTSIKMLKFAMNLTDDGMVGQQVFAGEVTRLAYMTDEAKEGRNAFLEKRKPNFEKKWIP is encoded by the coding sequence ATGGAACAAGCAAATTGGGTAACTGTCAAAGAATATGAAGACATTACTTATAAAAAATGTAATGGTGTGGCGCGTATAGCGTTTAACAGACCAGATATTAGAAATGCGTTTAGACCAAAAACCACAAGCGAATTATACGACGCTTTTTATGATGCTAATGAAGATGTAAATATTGGTGTAGTTTTATTATCTGCCGAAGGGCCTTCTTCTAAAGATGGTGTGTATTCCTTTTGTAGTGGTGGCGATCAAAATGCTAGAGGAAAACAAGGTTATGTAGGTGAAGATGGTTATCACCGTTTAAACATATTAGAAGTTCAACGTTTAATTCGTTTTATGCCTAAAGCTGTTATTGCAGTAGTACCAGGTTGGGCTGTTGGTGGTGGACATTCATTACATGTGGTTTGTGATTTAACTTTAGCCAGTAAAGAACATGCCATTTTTAAACAAACCGATGCCGATGTTACCAGTTTTGATGCCGGGTATGGATCGGCGTATTTAGCAAAAATGGTTGGGCAGAAAAAGGCTAGAGAGATTTTCTTTTTAGGACGAAATTATTCAGCTCAAGAAGCTTTTGAAATGGGCATGGTAAATGCTGTAATTCCGCATGCAGAATTAGAGGCTACCGCTTACGAGTGGGCTCAGGAAATATTAGCTAAATCACCTACGTCCATTAAAATGCTGAAATTTGCCATGAATTTAACAGATGATGGTATGGTTGGGCAGCAAGTTTTTGCTGGTGAAGTAACACGCTTGGCTTACATGACAGATGAAGCTAAAGAAGGTCGGAATGCATTTTTAGAAAAGCGTAAACCGAACTTTGAGAAAAAATGGATCCCATAA
- the menA gene encoding 1,4-dihydroxy-2-naphthoate octaprenyltransferase → MSNFSKWISAMRLRTLPLSISGIIVGSCLAAFDGFFNTPIFVLAIFTTLSLQILSNLANDYGDGIKGTDNDDRIGPMRALQSGAITALQMRSAIKLNIGITLVFAIALIWVAFGKENFAMSVFFFVLGVACVVAAIKYTVGNSAYGYKGLGDVFVFLFFGLVSVIGSYVLYVKQIDYITFLPAITIGLLSAGVLNLNNMRDILSDAKSNKNTLVVKMGSKTAKQYHYFLVGGALVLNTAFVIIFYTSPINLIVLVAYIPLIKHLITVHKNKVPKDLDPELKKLALSTFLLALLLGLGFVL, encoded by the coding sequence ATGAGTAATTTTTCAAAATGGATTTCGGCTATGCGATTACGCACTTTGCCATTGTCTATTTCAGGTATTATTGTGGGGAGTTGTCTAGCTGCTTTCGATGGTTTTTTTAATACCCCTATTTTTGTACTAGCAATATTTACTACGTTAAGTTTACAGATTCTATCTAATTTAGCAAACGATTATGGAGATGGCATAAAAGGCACCGATAACGACGATCGTATTGGTCCGATGCGTGCGTTACAAAGCGGAGCTATAACAGCATTGCAAATGCGATCTGCAATTAAGTTAAATATTGGTATTACATTAGTATTTGCTATCGCATTAATTTGGGTAGCATTTGGTAAAGAAAACTTTGCTATGTCGGTATTTTTCTTTGTCTTAGGTGTTGCCTGTGTGGTCGCAGCTATAAAATATACAGTCGGAAATTCGGCTTATGGATATAAAGGATTAGGTGATGTATTTGTGTTTTTGTTTTTTGGATTAGTCAGTGTAATAGGGTCTTACGTGTTGTATGTTAAACAAATAGATTACATTACTTTTTTACCCGCAATAACAATTGGATTATTAAGTGCAGGGGTTTTAAACCTAAATAATATGCGTGATATATTATCTGATGCCAAATCGAATAAAAATACTTTGGTAGTAAAGATGGGGTCTAAAACAGCGAAACAGTATCATTATTTTTTAGTTGGAGGTGCACTAGTTTTAAACACTGCTTTTGTTATTATATTTTATACATCTCCTATTAATTTAATAGTATTAGTGGCTTACATTCCACTCATAAAACATTTAATAACCGTACACAAAAATAAAGTACCAAAAGATCTAGATCCGGAATTAAAAAAATTAGCACTTAGCACTTTTTTATTAGCTTTATTGTTAGGATTAGGGTTTGTTTTATAA
- a CDS encoding metal-dependent hydrolase, translating to MKITFYGHASLGIEVNDISILVDPFISPNEKASHINIETLKADYILITHAHEDHVADVEAIAKRTNAIIVSNAEIISYYANKGIEGHPMNHGGKWDFEFGTVKYVNAIHSSSFADGSYGGNPGGFVIEGERKNIYIAGDTALTFDMKLIPMHTKLDLAILPIGDNFTMSVDDALIASDFIACDKVLGYHYDTFGYIEIDHEEAKRKFFDKDKDLMLLDVGESIEL from the coding sequence ATGAAAATCACATTTTACGGACATGCAAGTCTTGGAATAGAAGTAAATGACATCTCAATTTTAGTAGATCCGTTTATCTCTCCAAACGAGAAAGCATCACATATTAATATTGAAACATTAAAAGCAGATTATATATTAATAACACATGCACATGAAGATCATGTTGCAGATGTCGAGGCAATTGCTAAACGTACTAACGCTATTATTGTCTCTAATGCCGAAATCATATCCTATTATGCAAATAAAGGTATAGAAGGCCACCCAATGAATCATGGTGGGAAATGGGATTTTGAATTTGGTACAGTTAAGTATGTAAATGCCATTCATTCATCTAGTTTTGCAGATGGATCTTATGGCGGTAACCCAGGAGGTTTTGTTATAGAAGGTGAACGTAAAAACATTTATATCGCAGGAGACACTGCATTAACGTTTGATATGAAACTAATCCCAATGCATACTAAATTAGATTTAGCAATTTTACCTATAGGAGATAATTTTACAATGAGTGTAGATGACGCACTCATAGCTAGCGATTTTATTGCTTGCGATAAAGTATTGGGATATCATTACGATACGTTTGGATATATTGAAATAGACCATGAAGAAGCCAAACGTAAGTTCTTCGATAAAGATAAAGACTTAATGTTGCTTGATGTGGGAGAGTCTATAGAACTCTAA
- a CDS encoding o-succinylbenzoate synthase, with the protein MITATYQKYILNFKTPSGTSRGVLKTKETWFIQLVSDGKKGIGETGLFRGLSIDDRPDYEAKLQWVCANINKGLEALLIELTAFPSIQFGLEMAFKSLAGDTPFALFPSKFTSGTAAIAINGLIWMGSETFMKSQIKDKLEAGFSCIKMKIGAIDFQTEVNLIKSIRKEFSASEIELRVDANGAFSPEEALEKLNVLSAFDLHSIEQPIQAGQLETMANLCAQTPLPIALDEELIGINNQEDKQKLLELINPQYIILKPSLIGGFQGSNSWIALAENRKIGWWITSALESNVGLNAIAQYTYTLQSNLPQGLGTGGLFTNNIDSPLQVKNGTLLYNTNKNWNFNL; encoded by the coding sequence ATGATTACAGCAACATATCAAAAGTATATTCTAAATTTTAAAACTCCTAGCGGAACATCTAGAGGTGTACTAAAAACGAAAGAAACTTGGTTTATTCAGTTGGTTTCCGATGGTAAAAAAGGTATTGGTGAAACTGGTCTTTTTAGAGGTTTATCTATAGATGATAGACCCGATTATGAAGCCAAACTACAATGGGTTTGTGCCAATATAAATAAGGGATTAGAGGCGTTGTTAATTGAATTAACAGCATTCCCCAGTATACAATTTGGTCTAGAAATGGCTTTTAAATCTTTAGCTGGAGATACACCGTTTGCTTTGTTTCCGTCTAAATTTACATCTGGAACAGCTGCCATTGCTATAAATGGTTTAATTTGGATGGGAAGCGAAACCTTTATGAAGTCTCAAATTAAAGATAAATTGGAGGCTGGTTTTAGTTGTATTAAAATGAAAATTGGTGCCATAGACTTTCAAACAGAAGTTAATTTAATAAAGTCTATTCGAAAAGAATTTTCTGCCTCAGAGATCGAATTACGTGTCGATGCTAACGGGGCATTTAGTCCGGAAGAAGCTTTAGAAAAATTAAATGTCTTATCTGCTTTTGATTTACATTCTATAGAACAGCCCATTCAAGCGGGACAATTAGAAACTATGGCAAACTTATGTGCACAAACACCTTTGCCTATTGCTTTAGATGAAGAGTTGATAGGTATTAATAATCAGGAAGATAAGCAGAAGTTGTTAGAGCTAATAAATCCACAATATATTATTTTAAAACCTAGTTTAATAGGTGGTTTTCAAGGTAGTAATTCTTGGATTGCATTGGCCGAAAATCGTAAAATAGGATGGTGGATAACTAGTGCTTTAGAAAGTAATGTGGGCTTAAATGCAATTGCTCAATATACATATACTTTACAAAGTAATTTGCCTCAAGGCTTAGGTACTGGAGGATTATTTACTAATAATATTGACTCGCCTCTTCAGGTTAAAAATGGAACATTACTATATAATACAAACAAAAACTGGAATTTTAATTTATAG